In one window of Candidatus Scalindua sp. DNA:
- a CDS encoding type II toxin-antitoxin system HicB family antitoxin yields MYFAQCPVFQGCHVEGDTYEETMSEMRKTINAFIKDYLKDGEKIPDDEFTITSLKVAV; encoded by the coding sequence GTGTATTTTGCTCAGTGCCCCGTCTTTCAAGGTTGCCATGTAGAGGGAGATACATATGAAGAAACTATGTCTGAAATGAGAAAAACTATAAATGCCTTTATAAAAGATTATTTAAAGGATGGGGAAAAGATACCCGATGACGAGTTTACTATAACCTCATTAAAGGTAGCAGTATGA
- a CDS encoding insulinase family protein — MKNPDVDEIMAMAALIHGPGEEFMMKFTKVRFLLIPIIIFFCATAYAQKLQLDIKEHILDNGLKILMLEKHDVPIVSLRVVYKVGSANERPGITGASHLFEHMMFKGTDIFGTRDYEKEKPLLKKEEELIIKIEAENAKGTKANKETVALLESELQDLWKRQKELIIKDEMWSIYLKNGATGLNAATSSDATFYYCDLPSNRFELWAFMESDRMQNLVLREFYSERDVVMEERRLRTENSPFGLLFEQLNAAAFTAHPYGWPVIGWMSDLKNIKKSEVAQYFKQYYSPNNAVIVAVGDINPEEVIGLVERYFGDIPRQPPSPEVTTKEPKQIGERRVYVEYDANPVLSIAYHKPAIGHPDQYVFDVIEALLSSGRTSRLYKSLIEDKQIAVMAHAYGGPSKFADTFLFFCTPRSPHTAEDVEVAIYEELDKLKTIPVTGHELQKIKNQLEADFIRSLESASGLASRIASYEAILGWGYINTLVENTLSVTPEDIMRVANKYFKQTNRTVGILVKKEKGNTNEKKES, encoded by the coding sequence TTGAAGAATCCAGATGTTGATGAAATTATGGCCATGGCTGCCTTGATCCATGGACCAGGAGAGGAGTTTATGATGAAGTTTACGAAAGTAAGATTTTTGCTGATCCCCATTATTATCTTTTTTTGCGCAACAGCATATGCCCAGAAACTTCAGCTCGATATAAAGGAGCATATTCTTGATAACGGGCTGAAAATTCTGATGCTGGAAAAACACGATGTACCAATTGTTTCATTGAGAGTTGTTTATAAGGTGGGATCTGCAAACGAACGTCCCGGGATTACGGGCGCCTCACATTTATTTGAACACATGATGTTTAAAGGGACAGACATTTTCGGGACCAGAGATTATGAAAAAGAAAAACCTCTCCTGAAAAAAGAGGAAGAGCTCATAATTAAGATTGAAGCTGAAAATGCGAAGGGTACCAAGGCCAACAAAGAGACAGTAGCACTCCTGGAGAGTGAATTGCAGGATCTCTGGAAGAGACAAAAGGAACTGATCATTAAAGATGAGATGTGGTCAATTTATCTGAAAAATGGTGCCACAGGCCTTAATGCAGCGACCAGCAGTGACGCGACTTTTTATTACTGTGACCTTCCGTCAAACAGGTTCGAACTGTGGGCATTTATGGAATCAGACCGCATGCAGAACCTTGTCTTGAGAGAATTCTATTCAGAACGGGATGTTGTAATGGAAGAGAGGCGTCTTCGTACTGAGAATAGCCCCTTTGGCCTGTTATTCGAACAGTTAAATGCGGCTGCGTTTACGGCTCATCCTTACGGCTGGCCTGTAATAGGTTGGATGTCTGATTTGAAAAACATAAAAAAAAGTGAGGTGGCGCAATATTTCAAACAATACTATTCACCAAACAATGCTGTTATTGTTGCAGTCGGCGACATCAATCCTGAAGAGGTAATCGGTCTTGTAGAAAGATACTTTGGTGATATTCCACGCCAGCCACCTTCTCCGGAAGTTACCACGAAGGAACCGAAGCAGATAGGTGAGCGTCGCGTTTATGTAGAATATGATGCTAATCCGGTACTCTCTATAGCCTATCACAAACCGGCAATCGGGCACCCGGATCAATATGTCTTTGACGTTATCGAGGCTCTACTTTCGAGCGGAAGGACTTCAAGATTATATAAGAGCCTGATTGAAGATAAACAGATAGCAGTAATGGCTCACGCTTATGGAGGACCTTCTAAATTTGCGGATACCTTTCTCTTCTTCTGTACTCCCAGGAGTCCACATACTGCAGAGGACGTGGAAGTGGCAATTTATGAGGAGCTGGACAAATTAAAGACTATACCCGTAACCGGGCATGAATTACAGAAAATCAAGAATCAACTTGAAGCAGATTTTATACGAAGCCTCGAATCTGCATCAGGGCTGGCAAGCAGGATTGCTTCTTACGAGGCAATCCTGGGTTGGGGTTATATTAATACCCTGGTTGAAAACACTCTGTCTGTTACTCCTGAGGATATAATGCGTGTTGCAAACAAATATTTCAAACAAACAAACCGGACTGTCGGAATCTTGGTGAAAAAGGAGAAAGGAAATACGAATGAAAAAAAAGAGAGCTAA
- a CDS encoding 4Fe-4S dicluster domain-containing protein, whose translation MEWDDEARARLEKVPVFVRRLARTKIEKFASERGKTTVSVTDVEEAKAGFMGTKGDGDNGDIKSADPFSTDPCIEDDKYELLKRSGEFELEDGYPAMYNISVCRGEEVDCPFLIMGLKGLLQKIKDRLREVGFSRLLINRIEGKILPHQRLKIALASCPNSCSQPQIKDFGVHVRAKVEVDREIACIGCRNCLRSCKENAIKIAGLSNQHQGTSIEGETPPSDEKKREVTIQYNRCLHCGLCAEVCPTGTIKKDKNRFRVMIGGKLGRHPRFADDLIEFADESEVLRALDICIDAILTEKKEKRFGTLVERLGIDEFKRRLVSEDYNPLRHADQKKMMCT comes from the coding sequence ATGGAATGGGATGATGAAGCACGTGCAAGGTTGGAAAAAGTTCCTGTTTTTGTACGCAGGCTTGCACGCACAAAGATAGAAAAGTTTGCAAGTGAGAGAGGAAAAACTACTGTCAGCGTCACTGATGTCGAAGAGGCGAAAGCTGGTTTTATGGGGACAAAGGGTGATGGTGATAATGGCGATATAAAAAGTGCCGACCCGTTTTCCACAGATCCTTGTATAGAGGATGACAAGTATGAACTTCTTAAGAGATCTGGAGAATTCGAGCTGGAAGATGGGTACCCGGCAATGTACAACATAAGTGTGTGTCGCGGTGAAGAGGTAGACTGCCCGTTTTTAATCATGGGGCTTAAAGGACTTTTACAGAAGATAAAAGACAGGCTGAGGGAAGTAGGCTTCAGCAGGCTGCTTATAAACAGGATTGAAGGCAAGATCCTTCCGCATCAGAGACTGAAGATAGCATTAGCCAGCTGCCCGAACTCCTGCTCACAGCCGCAGATAAAGGACTTCGGTGTCCACGTCAGGGCAAAGGTGGAAGTAGACAGGGAGATTGCGTGCATTGGATGCAGAAACTGTCTGAGGTCCTGTAAGGAAAATGCGATCAAGATAGCAGGCTTGTCAAATCAGCATCAGGGTACATCAATCGAGGGGGAAACTCCTCCTTCTGATGAAAAAAAACGGGAAGTTACCATACAATACAACCGCTGCCTCCACTGCGGTCTCTGCGCGGAAGTGTGTCCTACTGGTACGATAAAAAAGGATAAGAACCGTTTTCGCGTGATGATAGGAGGTAAATTAGGAAGGCATCCACGCTTTGCTGATGACCTTATCGAGTTTGCAGACGAGTCAGAAGTGCTCAGGGCCCTTGACATATGCATAGACGCTATACTCACTGAGAAAAAGGAAAAACGATTCGGAACATTAGTTGAAAGATTAGGGATTGATGAATTTAAGAGAAGGCTGGTTAGTGAAGATTACAATCCGCTACGCCACGCTGACCAAAAAAAGATGATGTGCACTTAA
- a CDS encoding diguanylate cyclase: protein MGNKVLFVDDDINLLSSYRRQFQKLFCLEVANGAEEGLVALANRGPFSIVISDFKMPGMDGIEFLSRVKGLFPDSVRIMLTGHADLQRSIDAVNKGNIFRFLTKPCDLDVLLSAIADGIEHYTQVLLERNINKKVLRLSVTDNLTGCYNRVYLEEHLFKDINRAKRLGQSLSIALCDIDNFKVVNDTYGHGTGDLVLKAFAQCISESIRKDVDWFVRYGGEEFLIVFPGADIKTAHFLAERLRTNISKMNIKIVQQEICITASFGMAGFNIETPHKKTSPDYIISTADELLYKAKEQGKNQVIVN, encoded by the coding sequence ATGGGTAATAAAGTCTTATTTGTAGATGACGATATCAATTTGTTGAGTTCGTACAGACGGCAATTCCAAAAGTTATTTTGTCTTGAGGTGGCAAATGGAGCGGAAGAGGGGTTGGTAGCTTTGGCAAATCGAGGACCGTTTAGTATTGTTATATCAGACTTTAAAATGCCGGGTATGGATGGGATTGAATTCTTGTCTCGTGTTAAGGGGTTATTTCCTGATTCTGTACGCATAATGCTAACAGGACATGCAGATCTACAGAGGTCAATTGATGCAGTGAATAAAGGGAATATATTTCGGTTTCTTACTAAACCTTGTGACCTTGATGTGCTGCTCTCAGCCATAGCTGATGGAATCGAACACTATACTCAGGTATTGCTCGAAAGGAATATCAATAAAAAGGTTTTACGTTTATCTGTAACAGATAACCTTACTGGATGTTACAACCGGGTCTATTTGGAAGAACACTTATTCAAAGATATTAATAGAGCTAAGAGGTTAGGTCAATCACTCTCAATTGCTTTGTGTGATATTGATAATTTTAAAGTAGTAAATGATACTTATGGGCATGGAACTGGCGATCTGGTTTTGAAAGCTTTCGCTCAATGTATAAGTGAATCCATTAGAAAAGATGTAGATTGGTTTGTACGATATGGTGGTGAAGAGTTTTTGATTGTGTTTCCTGGAGCAGATATCAAGACAGCGCATTTTTTAGCAGAAAGGTTGCGTACTAACATTAGCAAAATGAATATTAAAATAGTTCAACAAGAGATTTGCATTACCGCAAGCTTTGGAATGGCCGGTTTTAATATTGAGACTCCACATAAGAAAACCTCTCCTGATTACATTATTTCTACAGCTGACGAATTACTATATAAGGCTAAGGAGCAGGGGAAAAATCAAGTCATAGTGAATTAA
- a CDS encoding insulinase family protein produces the protein MKKKRANYSLSSILLFSAISLFSMSALMQCGTHPAYGEHGDHLGREQELSLGLKSSEPQSEGAKTVSQMKHKPIEFTPPKPKRVVLDNGMIIYLLEDHELPLFRITAQVRTGAVYEPREKAGLANLVGSVMRRGGTKTRTPDQINEELEFIAASVETSIGRESGGASLSTMKKDMDTGLEIFADVLMNPAFPDDMIKKEKDEILESIRRENDRSDQIVFREFRRLIYNPDHPYSRKTDGYKDTIEKITRDDMVTFHKKYFHPNNFIMGVSGDFDTEEILRKLKHVFREWEKAEIDFPEIPPVTKQFEKSVNYIYKDVNQTHVVAGHIGINRLNKDYFPIKIMNFILGDGGFIARIPSKVRSDKGLAYSAYSAFYTPKDLGFFFISCQTKSKSTVQAVTLALNEVTKIREELVADDELELAKDTYINQFIFKFTSSASIVGQMVDLEYEGLPLNYLETYLDKIKAVTREDLLRVAKEYLHPDKMKLLVIGDMAQFDKPLTELGEVNTIELQDE, from the coding sequence ATGAAAAAAAAGAGAGCTAACTATTCACTGAGTTCAATTTTACTTTTTTCAGCAATCTCTCTTTTCTCAATGTCTGCCTTGATGCAATGTGGCACACATCCTGCTTATGGCGAGCATGGTGATCATCTGGGAAGAGAACAGGAACTGTCTCTGGGGCTGAAGTCTTCAGAACCTCAGTCAGAAGGGGCTAAAACTGTATCGCAAATGAAACATAAACCGATAGAGTTTACCCCGCCAAAACCGAAAAGAGTTGTTCTGGACAATGGCATGATAATTTATCTTCTTGAAGACCATGAATTGCCGCTATTCAGGATTACGGCACAAGTCAGGACAGGTGCCGTTTATGAACCCAGAGAAAAAGCTGGGCTTGCAAATCTAGTTGGCAGCGTGATGCGAAGGGGCGGTACGAAAACAAGGACTCCGGACCAGATAAATGAAGAACTCGAATTTATTGCAGCATCCGTTGAAACTTCCATTGGAAGGGAATCAGGCGGTGCATCACTGTCAACAATGAAAAAAGACATGGATACAGGATTGGAAATCTTTGCCGACGTGCTCATGAACCCTGCCTTTCCCGACGATATGATAAAAAAGGAAAAGGATGAGATACTCGAAAGCATAAGGCGGGAAAACGACAGATCAGACCAGATAGTTTTTCGGGAATTCAGAAGGTTAATTTACAATCCCGATCACCCTTATAGCAGGAAAACGGATGGATATAAAGATACTATTGAAAAGATAACCAGAGACGATATGGTTACATTTCATAAAAAATACTTTCACCCGAATAATTTCATCATGGGTGTTTCAGGTGATTTTGATACAGAGGAAATTCTCAGGAAGTTGAAACATGTATTCAGGGAATGGGAGAAAGCTGAGATAGATTTCCCTGAAATACCTCCGGTAACAAAGCAGTTTGAAAAATCTGTTAACTATATCTACAAAGATGTAAACCAGACTCATGTAGTAGCCGGCCACATTGGCATCAATCGATTGAACAAGGACTATTTCCCGATCAAGATCATGAATTTTATCCTTGGGGATGGTGGCTTTATAGCACGAATACCCAGTAAAGTCCGTTCTGACAAGGGATTGGCATATTCAGCATACAGTGCCTTTTATACACCGAAAGACCTGGGCTTTTTCTTCATTTCATGTCAAACAAAGAGCAAATCGACCGTACAGGCCGTTACCCTTGCCCTGAACGAGGTAACAAAAATACGGGAGGAACTTGTTGCTGATGATGAATTGGAATTAGCCAAGGATACCTATATTAACCAGTTTATCTTTAAATTCACTTCGAGCGCCAGTATAGTTGGCCAGATGGTTGATCTCGAATATGAAGGACTTCCGCTCAACTACCTTGAAACGTACCTGGATAAAATTAAAGCCGTAACCAGGGAAGATTTATTGCGTGTTGCAAAAGAATATCTCCATCCGGACAAGATGAAATTGCTCGTAATCGGTGATATGGCGCAGTTCGATAAACCTCTGACAGAACTCGGAGAGGTAAACACCATAGAACTACAAGATGAGTAA
- a CDS encoding glycerophosphoryl diester phosphodiesterase membrane domain-containing protein — protein sequence MNYHGKGRHYLKITDTFSELIREFRWGITHYIWYQIAFFTVSVIVLSPVSSLIYTFLIKSSGQTSITNEYVISYIFSLKGGLTLSVWIIITFFLIFTEQSGIILICSKARIQKKAGIVESMTSALRKIPIILILGANLFLRFALFSLPFLAILGITYFTILTDYDINYYYVRRPPAFWISISIGGLSLIGHLTLTLKYLTRWIFILHLTLLENEPVGGVFRRSGELVQGVGMQILKILILWIVSIWVFITVTTTGYAYINSFILGIIGSSPKIAIPIMSFLYIFDFIFSTLLILLVSPVFSIVLTQLYYRRLHTTELIVPEDVKSESNISEENPSYFRLFQKVTPWVVTAMILISVVTLGIFLAAGIHKLDRVEVTAHRGSSTRAPENTLSAIRQAITDQSDYAEIDVQETLDGVIVVLHDSDLMRVTGEKLNIWETTFAEVRELDAGSWFSPEFAGEKIPTLEEAIAVAQDRIKLNIELKFYKHNQKLTERVVSIIRSEDFADQCIITSMNYQELLKVKELYNRIKVGFIFFEAIGSVFDCNVDFFSIFRNKATASFISKAQKREKEVHVWLVNTPVAMEHFIYLGVDNIVTDYPAKLVSILKRRSEMNEIDRLKENFMKWLKR from the coding sequence TTGAATTATCATGGTAAAGGAAGGCATTACCTGAAAATCACAGACACATTTTCAGAACTCATCAGGGAGTTTCGGTGGGGAATTACACACTACATCTGGTACCAGATAGCGTTTTTCACCGTGTCGGTAATTGTGCTTTCTCCCGTTTCATCTCTTATTTATACCTTCCTAATTAAATCATCAGGGCAAACCTCCATAACAAATGAATATGTTATATCCTATATTTTTAGTTTAAAAGGAGGTCTGACTCTTTCTGTCTGGATCATAATCACTTTTTTTCTGATATTCACCGAACAGTCCGGGATTATCCTTATCTGCTCTAAGGCCCGAATCCAGAAGAAGGCAGGCATTGTGGAATCCATGACAAGTGCTCTGCGGAAAATACCTATTATCCTGATACTGGGGGCAAACCTCTTCCTGAGATTTGCCCTCTTTTCACTCCCTTTCCTGGCGATATTGGGAATAACCTATTTTACGATTCTCACTGACTACGATATTAACTACTATTATGTCCGAAGGCCACCAGCGTTCTGGATTTCCATATCCATAGGGGGATTAAGCCTTATCGGTCACCTTACCCTCACGTTAAAATATCTGACGCGATGGATATTCATACTTCACCTGACATTACTGGAGAATGAGCCTGTGGGCGGGGTCTTTCGAAGGAGTGGTGAACTTGTGCAGGGAGTAGGGATGCAGATACTCAAGATCCTCATCCTCTGGATTGTAAGTATATGGGTATTCATTACCGTAACAACGACAGGCTATGCTTATATCAACAGCTTCATTCTGGGGATTATAGGATCAAGCCCGAAGATAGCCATTCCCATAATGTCATTTCTGTATATCTTTGATTTTATCTTCAGTACACTTCTCATATTACTTGTCAGCCCGGTTTTCAGCATCGTGCTGACTCAACTGTATTACCGCAGATTGCATACTACTGAACTCATTGTACCGGAAGACGTCAAAAGTGAAAGTAACATTAGTGAAGAGAACCCTTCTTACTTCAGGCTCTTTCAAAAGGTTACTCCCTGGGTGGTGACAGCAATGATTCTGATTTCAGTAGTGACACTGGGAATCTTCCTCGCAGCAGGCATCCATAAACTGGACAGGGTAGAGGTGACGGCACACCGTGGAAGTTCTACCAGAGCTCCTGAGAATACATTGAGTGCTATCCGGCAGGCTATTACTGATCAGTCGGATTATGCCGAGATTGATGTTCAGGAAACGTTGGATGGTGTCATTGTTGTTCTGCATGATTCTGACCTTATGCGGGTAACGGGAGAGAAACTGAATATTTGGGAAACAACATTTGCAGAGGTAAGAGAGCTCGATGCCGGCAGCTGGTTCTCTCCTGAATTTGCGGGTGAGAAGATTCCAACTCTTGAGGAGGCGATTGCGGTCGCACAAGACAGGATCAAGCTGAATATTGAATTGAAGTTTTACAAACACAATCAGAAACTCACAGAACGGGTAGTGAGTATTATTCGAAGTGAAGACTTTGCAGATCAGTGTATTATTACATCAATGAATTACCAGGAGCTGTTGAAGGTGAAGGAACTTTACAACAGAATTAAGGTAGGCTTTATCTTCTTTGAGGCGATAGGGAGTGTGTTTGATTGTAATGTCGACTTTTTCAGCATCTTCAGAAATAAAGCAACTGCGTCTTTTATAAGCAAGGCCCAGAAGAGGGAGAAGGAGGTTCATGTATGGCTCGTAAATACCCCAGTAGCGATGGAACACTTCATTTATCTGGGGGTGGACAACATCGTAACAGATTACCCTGCAAAACTGGTCAGTATCCTAAAAAGGCGATCAGAGATGAATGAAATCGATCGTCTCAAAGAAAATTTTATGAAATGGCTTAAGAGGTAG
- a CDS encoding type II toxin-antitoxin system PemK/MazF family toxin, with translation MIKGKIVLVPFPFDDLSSAKLRPAVCLTNPIGSHKHVVLAFITSTIPNEILKTDIFIYSKRDDFSVTGLHVSSAIRLHRLMTVTTSLIQRELGNLSSQMEVEVNEKLPKLFEY, from the coding sequence ATGATAAAGGGTAAAATTGTCTTGGTACCTTTCCCATTTGATGACTTATCATCAGCTAAATTACGCCCTGCTGTCTGCTTGACCAATCCAATTGGTTCACACAAACATGTTGTTCTGGCATTTATCACCAGCACAATTCCAAATGAGATATTAAAAACAGATATATTTATTTATTCTAAAAGGGATGATTTTAGCGTAACCGGTTTACATGTATCATCAGCAATTAGATTGCATCGGCTTATGACTGTTACAACCTCATTAATTCAGCGTGAATTAGGAAATTTATCATCCCAAATGGAAGTTGAAGTTAATGAGAAGTTACCCAAGCTATTTGAGTATTAA
- a CDS encoding SLC13 family permease translates to MGFDAIVTLVVVTIIFVALIKNLASPDMLFLGATAFLALLGIITPSEAFAGFSNSGMLTVAMLFVVAAGLRETGVLEYVGHYILGRAKTEKSVFARLVGIILPMSAFLNNTPIVAMFMPIVIEWSRRHRISPSKLLIPVSFLAILGGTCTLIGTSTNLVVNGLMIEGGIPEMGLFEIGKIGLPYAVIGIAYLFFIGRHILPNRTELLEQFGVSRREYLVEMLVQAGCRLVGQTIEAAGLRNLPGLFLIDIDRNGKILSPVGPDDLIEVNDRLVFTGVVSSIVELEKIPCLVPAVDPAYEVSSRQQQRRRLCEAVVSSNSPVIGKTIREADFREFYGAAVVAVHRGGSRVEKKIGDIILRPGDTLLLQTGSHFMRAYRNDPAFYLVSNVEEWRPLRRDRAWIAGLLFVVLIVLMTTELVPTLIAAALIAVFMVAMGCISAGEARKSVEWQVLVTIAASFGVGTALQNSGAATAIAGTIVDITKAWGPVAALAAIYLLGSIATELITNNAAAVLLFPFCLETARLYDVSSRPFIIALILAASASFMTPIGYQTNMMVYGPGGYRFSDFLRIGGPLNAILWIAAVILIPLFWPF, encoded by the coding sequence ATGGGTTTCGACGCAATTGTAACATTGGTGGTAGTTACCATAATCTTTGTAGCACTGATCAAAAACCTGGCTTCACCAGACATGCTGTTCCTGGGAGCGACCGCTTTTCTGGCGTTACTGGGAATCATTACACCATCCGAGGCGTTTGCCGGGTTTTCCAACTCCGGCATGCTGACGGTGGCAATGCTGTTTGTAGTTGCCGCTGGTCTCAGGGAAACCGGAGTGCTGGAGTATGTGGGGCATTACATCCTTGGACGCGCAAAGACGGAGAAGTCTGTCTTTGCGCGCCTGGTTGGTATCATACTCCCCATGTCAGCTTTCCTGAATAATACGCCCATTGTGGCCATGTTCATGCCGATCGTCATAGAATGGAGTCGCCGGCATCGTATATCTCCCTCAAAGTTATTGATACCGGTCTCTTTTCTTGCGATTTTAGGTGGAACATGCACGCTCATTGGTACATCGACAAACCTTGTCGTGAATGGACTGATGATTGAGGGCGGCATACCGGAAATGGGCTTATTCGAAATTGGCAAGATAGGCCTTCCTTACGCCGTAATCGGCATTGCTTACCTGTTTTTCATTGGCAGGCACATCCTGCCAAACCGTACAGAATTGCTGGAACAGTTTGGTGTATCACGGCGGGAATACCTGGTTGAAATGCTGGTTCAAGCGGGGTGCCGGTTAGTTGGTCAAACCATTGAAGCAGCCGGGCTGCGAAACCTGCCGGGATTGTTCCTTATTGATATAGACCGGAACGGCAAGATATTAAGCCCGGTTGGGCCGGATGATCTGATTGAAGTGAATGACCGGTTGGTGTTTACGGGAGTTGTCAGCAGTATCGTTGAGCTTGAAAAAATACCCTGCCTTGTTCCGGCTGTCGATCCCGCCTATGAAGTATCTTCCAGGCAGCAACAAAGACGACGTTTGTGTGAAGCTGTTGTTTCCTCAAACTCCCCGGTTATCGGCAAGACCATCCGGGAGGCTGATTTCCGTGAGTTTTACGGGGCGGCTGTTGTTGCCGTTCATCGTGGCGGTAGCCGTGTTGAAAAGAAGATAGGCGACATTATTTTACGCCCGGGCGACACCCTGCTCTTACAGACAGGGTCACACTTCATGCGGGCCTATCGGAATGATCCGGCGTTTTACCTTGTGAGTAATGTGGAAGAATGGCGTCCTCTTCGCCGGGATCGGGCATGGATCGCGGGGCTGCTCTTTGTTGTCCTCATTGTACTGATGACAACCGAACTTGTTCCGACCTTGATTGCGGCTGCACTTATCGCCGTCTTCATGGTGGCGATGGGTTGCATCTCTGCCGGAGAAGCCAGGAAGAGTGTCGAGTGGCAGGTTCTTGTTACGATTGCTGCGTCCTTTGGTGTCGGAACGGCCCTGCAAAACTCTGGAGCGGCAACTGCAATAGCAGGCACTATCGTGGATATCACCAAAGCATGGGGTCCGGTTGCTGCCCTGGCTGCAATCTATCTTCTGGGGTCAATCGCAACTGAACTGATAACGAACAATGCGGCAGCGGTTCTGCTGTTTCCCTTCTGCCTTGAAACAGCCCGTCTCTATGATGTCAGTTCCCGCCCATTCATCATTGCTCTTATCCTGGCAGCGTCGGCCAGTTTCATGACACCTATCGGGTATCAAACGAACATGATGGTTTACGGGCCGGGTGGGTATCGTTTCTCCGATTTCCTCCGGATCGGCGGCCCTTTGAATGCAATTCTATGGATTGCCGCTGTTATACTGATACCGTTGTTTTGGCCTTTCTGA
- a CDS encoding AsnC family transcriptional regulator has protein sequence MALSVTDKKILQRIQTNLPLTNRPFLDLARELDLDEDLVIERIKFMIEGKYVRRLAPIINTQAVGNSATLAAMKVPEDKIGEVSEIINGYSGVSHNYLRKGKNHPIPLNIWFTMSAPTKEKLQENIEEIEERTGLQVRCLPTTKKFKIGVKFKIC, from the coding sequence ATGGCTCTTAGTGTAACTGATAAAAAAATACTGCAAAGAATTCAAACAAATCTACCCCTGACAAACAGGCCTTTTCTCGATCTTGCCAGGGAGCTGGATCTAGATGAAGATTTAGTAATTGAAAGAATAAAGTTTATGATTGAGGGGAAATACGTGCGCCGCCTTGCCCCCATCATAAATACCCAGGCCGTAGGCAACAGTGCCACTCTGGCTGCAATGAAGGTACCGGAGGATAAGATAGGAGAGGTAAGCGAAATTATTAACGGCTATAGCGGTGTCTCCCATAACTACCTCAGGAAGGGTAAGAACCATCCCATCCCGCTTAATATCTGGTTTACGATGTCTGCACCCACAAAAGAAAAGCTTCAGGAAAACATCGAGGAAATAGAAGAGAGAACGGGTTTGCAAGTTCGTTGTCTGCCAACTACAAAAAAATTCAAGATTGGGGTAAAATTCAAAATTTGTTAA
- a CDS encoding Lrp/AsnC family transcriptional regulator produces the protein MSEVKDIELIKYMQDGIPLTKTPYKDISVSMGITEQEVIDRTKKLLKEGKIRRLAASIAHRMIGINSNAMTVWKVPCNRVDECGKIMAAFEEVTHCYERPTFPDWEYNVFTMIHGYTDEECEDVIARIKQETGLNDYVILYSEKEFKKVGVRI, from the coding sequence TTGAGCGAAGTTAAAGATATAGAACTGATAAAATATATGCAGGACGGCATCCCTCTTACAAAAACACCATATAAAGATATCAGTGTTTCCATGGGGATAACCGAGCAGGAGGTAATCGACAGAACAAAAAAACTCTTGAAAGAAGGGAAAATCAGACGTCTGGCAGCATCGATTGCCCATAGAATGATTGGCATCAACTCAAATGCAATGACTGTGTGGAAAGTCCCATGCAACAGGGTGGATGAATGCGGAAAGATTATGGCTGCTTTTGAGGAGGTAACACACTGTTACGAAAGACCTACATTTCCTGATTGGGAGTACAATGTTTTCACCATGATCCATGGATACACAGATGAAGAGTGTGAGGACGTTATCGCACGAATAAAACAGGAAACAGGTCTGAATGACTACGTAATCCTATACAGTGAAAAAGAGTTTAAGAAGGTGGGAGTCAGGATATAG